One genomic segment of Clostridium saccharoperbutylacetonicum N1-4(HMT) includes these proteins:
- a CDS encoding NAD(P)-dependent oxidoreductase: protein MSNIDFLLNEASRCLLCKVPRCKDNCPIYTPIPEIIKLYKEGKLKEAGEILFNNNPLSVICSLVCIHEDQCKGNCVRGIKGEPINFHDIEHEISKKYLEEISLSNVPKDKDRIAIVGGGPAGITIAFILAMKGYKVTIFDAHVKIGGVLRYGIPEYRLPKKLIDTLEEKLVEIGVKIRPNTLIGPVISLDRLFEDGYKAVFIGTGVWNPKTLNIKGETLGNVHFAIDYLKSPEYYCLGDKVAVIGAGNVAMDAARSAKRNGAKEVTIIYRKGFEEMSATKQEIREAKEDNINFKLFKSPIEITEEGVRLAVTENVIDSDGKMFTKTIEGKEEFFNCNSTIIAVSQTPRTNIVSNTTELNTNRWGLLITDENGNTTKRGTFASGDVVTGAKTVVEAVVQAKRVAETIEKYCQNN, encoded by the coding sequence ATGTCAAATATAGATTTTTTATTAAATGAAGCGTCAAGATGTTTACTATGTAAGGTGCCAAGATGTAAGGATAATTGCCCTATTTATACACCTATACCTGAAATTATAAAACTTTATAAAGAAGGAAAACTTAAGGAAGCTGGAGAAATCTTATTCAATAATAATCCACTTTCTGTAATATGCTCATTAGTTTGTATTCATGAAGATCAGTGTAAGGGTAATTGCGTTAGAGGAATAAAGGGAGAACCTATTAATTTTCATGATATAGAACATGAAATATCAAAAAAGTACTTAGAAGAAATTAGTTTGAGTAATGTACCTAAAGACAAAGATAGAATTGCTATAGTTGGTGGAGGGCCAGCAGGAATAACAATTGCTTTTATTCTTGCTATGAAAGGCTATAAAGTTACTATTTTTGATGCACACGTGAAAATAGGGGGAGTATTAAGGTATGGAATACCAGAATATAGGTTGCCTAAGAAATTAATTGATACACTTGAAGAAAAACTTGTAGAAATTGGTGTTAAAATTAGGCCAAACACTCTTATAGGACCTGTTATTTCTCTTGATAGATTATTTGAAGATGGATATAAGGCTGTTTTTATTGGAACTGGAGTATGGAATCCAAAGACTTTGAATATTAAGGGCGAAACTCTTGGCAATGTACATTTTGCTATAGATTATCTAAAATCACCAGAATATTATTGCTTGGGAGATAAGGTTGCAGTAATTGGAGCTGGAAATGTTGCTATGGATGCTGCTAGAAGTGCTAAGCGAAATGGTGCAAAGGAAGTTACTATAATATATAGAAAAGGCTTCGAGGAAATGTCAGCAACAAAACAAGAAATAAGAGAAGCAAAAGAGGATAATATTAATTTTAAATTATTTAAGTCTCCTATAGAAATAACAGAAGAAGGTGTGAGACTTGCAGTTACTGAAAATGTAATAGATTCTGATGGAAAAATGTTTACTAAAACCATCGAAGGAAAAGAGGAGTTTTTTAATTGCAATTCAACAATTATTGCTGTAAGTCAAACTCCAAGAACTAACATTGTTTCAAATACAACAGAGTTGAATACAAATAGATGGGGATTATTAATAACTGATGAAAATGGAAATACAACTAAAAGAGGAACTTTTGCATCAGGAGATGTAGTGACAGGTGCAAAAACTGTTGTTGAAGCTGTAGTTCAAGCAAAAAGAGTTGCAGAAACTATAGAAAAATATTGCCAAAACAATTAA
- a CDS encoding anti-sigma factor domain-containing protein, translating into MEIKKNYAIALNDEGLMEKIAYKNDMKIGQKIFYFNEDIINKTTKNGYKFNGFKKSFGSIAALFLIIFTFFQIMRPQEAFAVVSLDINPSIQIEADSKLNIIKVEGVNDDGKSMDFSDIKDIPLESGIQKIKDKLIANNYLEKNHEVLVGYMFENGNDETYVKNLEGAIYSSFDPKQVTFVSGDKEDVSKAKEQNISLGRYEAAARVTDEKIKDKIKTAPVKDITESIKDSENPNQWQFDDNKNDKAPAVTENPEVKSDKPASDKPKINAPSDTTESNIGSNKSNDNTGKTETKNNIIDLQPDVPATSGNSNSGAGGNST; encoded by the coding sequence ATATGAAAATAGGTCAAAAAATATTTTATTTTAATGAAGATATTATAAATAAAACAACAAAGAATGGTTATAAATTTAATGGATTTAAGAAATCATTCGGATCAATTGCTGCATTATTTTTAATTATATTCACCTTCTTTCAGATAATGAGACCACAGGAAGCATTTGCAGTTGTTAGCTTGGATATTAACCCAAGTATACAAATAGAAGCAGATAGTAAACTTAACATCATCAAGGTTGAAGGAGTAAATGATGATGGTAAGAGTATGGATTTTAGCGATATTAAGGATATTCCTCTTGAAAGCGGAATACAAAAAATAAAAGATAAACTTATTGCAAATAATTACCTAGAAAAAAATCATGAAGTTTTAGTTGGATATATGTTTGAAAATGGAAATGATGAGACATATGTGAAAAATTTAGAGGGAGCTATATATTCTTCATTTGATCCAAAACAAGTAACCTTTGTTTCAGGAGATAAAGAGGATGTAAGCAAAGCTAAAGAACAAAATATAAGTTTAGGTAGATATGAAGCAGCAGCTCGTGTAACAGATGAGAAAATAAAGGATAAGATTAAAACAGCTCCAGTTAAGGATATTACTGAAAGTATAAAAGACAGTGAAAATCCAAATCAATGGCAATTTGATGATAATAAAAATGATAAAGCTCCAGCAGTTACTGAGAATCCAGAGGTAAAATCTGATAAACCAGCATCAGATAAACCTAAAATAAATGCTCCATCTGATACAACTGAATCTAATATTGGTTCAAATAAGAGCAATGATAATACTGGTAAAACAGAAACAAAAAATAATATTATAGACTTACAACCAGATGTACCTGCAACAAGTGGTAATAGTAATAGCGGAGCTGGTGGAAATTCTACCTAA
- a CDS encoding bifunctional homocysteine S-methyltransferase/methylenetetrahydrofolate reductase: protein MIREYLKKNILIFDGAMGTYYAESTGNDISYCEFANLEDKDSIKKIHEQYINAGAKLIRTNTFSANTYDLNVSLDKLREVIKSGIDIAKEVAKDREIYIGASIGPIKASSILDEAPENILNEYKFIVDCFLENNINVFVFETFSNYSYIEEISKYIKDKDRNSFILTQFAVKPDGFTRDGVSIKKLINVVKSIKEIDAYGFNCGSGPTHMSEIIKSINIDNDIVSALPNAGFPELIHERTVYPNNPKYFAKKVNEIRLQGVSIIGGCCGTNPNYIKEIVALVEGKFEKIKVIGSNNKEEVVEKEFCIENSFRSKLDRNEFVIAIELSAPADTDITKLMNGARICKENNIDLVTIPDSPMSKVKADSTIIATKIKREIGIEVMPHICCRDKNTNAIRSSLIASHIEDIRNVLAVTGDPISDATKIETKSVFNLNSFKLMELINDMNEEFFKGDTIHIGGALNLNVLNKEVEFNRMLKKIEKGARFFLTQPIYDDEAIEFLKKIKEKTDVKILAGLLPIVSYRNAIFLNNELPGVTIPEKYIRMFSENMDKEEAQRVGVKISVEIGKKLKDIADGLYFITPFNRVNMLIDIIEEIKN from the coding sequence ATGATAAGAGAATATTTGAAGAAGAATATATTAATATTTGATGGGGCAATGGGCACTTATTATGCTGAATCAACTGGTAATGATATTTCATATTGTGAATTTGCTAATTTAGAGGATAAAGATTCAATTAAAAAAATTCACGAACAATATATTAATGCTGGGGCTAAATTAATTAGAACTAATACTTTCTCAGCCAATACATATGACCTTAATGTATCTTTAGATAAATTACGTGAAGTAATAAAATCAGGAATTGATATAGCAAAGGAAGTTGCTAAAGATAGAGAAATTTATATTGGAGCAAGTATAGGGCCAATAAAGGCAAGTAGTATATTAGATGAAGCACCGGAAAATATATTAAATGAATATAAGTTTATAGTTGATTGTTTTCTTGAAAATAATATTAATGTTTTCGTATTTGAAACTTTTAGTAATTATTCGTATATTGAAGAAATAAGTAAATATATTAAAGATAAAGACAGGAATAGTTTTATATTAACACAGTTTGCTGTTAAACCAGATGGATTTACTAGAGATGGCGTAAGTATTAAGAAATTAATTAATGTGGTCAAGTCTATTAAAGAAATTGATGCTTATGGATTTAATTGTGGTTCAGGTCCAACACATATGTCTGAAATAATTAAAAGCATTAATATAGATAATGATATAGTTTCAGCACTTCCTAATGCTGGGTTTCCTGAATTGATTCATGAAAGAACTGTTTATCCAAATAATCCTAAGTATTTTGCTAAAAAGGTAAATGAGATACGATTACAAGGAGTATCAATAATTGGAGGATGCTGCGGAACAAATCCTAATTATATAAAAGAAATTGTAGCATTAGTTGAAGGAAAATTTGAAAAAATTAAAGTTATAGGTTCAAATAATAAAGAAGAAGTAGTAGAAAAAGAATTTTGCATAGAGAATTCTTTTAGGAGTAAATTAGATAGAAATGAATTTGTGATTGCAATTGAGTTATCTGCACCAGCAGATACTGATATTACAAAACTAATGAATGGAGCTAGAATATGTAAAGAGAATAATATAGATTTAGTAACGATTCCTGATTCTCCGATGTCAAAGGTAAAAGCAGATTCTACAATTATAGCTACTAAGATAAAAAGAGAAATTGGAATTGAAGTTATGCCACATATCTGCTGTAGAGATAAGAATACAAATGCAATAAGATCTTCATTAATTGCTTCACATATTGAGGATATAAGGAATGTATTAGCAGTTACAGGAGATCCGATATCAGATGCAACAAAAATAGAAACAAAAAGTGTATTTAATTTAAATTCATTTAAATTGATGGAATTAATAAACGATATGAATGAAGAATTTTTTAAAGGCGATACTATTCATATTGGTGGTGCCTTGAATTTAAATGTTTTAAATAAAGAAGTTGAATTTAACCGAATGCTTAAAAAAATAGAAAAAGGTGCAAGATTCTTTTTAACTCAGCCAATATATGATGATGAGGCTATTGAATTTTTAAAGAAGATTAAAGAAAAGACTGATGTGAAAATTTTAGCGGGACTTCTTCCAATAGTTAGTTATAGAAATGCTATATTTTTAAATAATGAACTCCCTGGTGTTACAATTCCAGAAAAATATATTAGGATGTTTTCTGAGAACATGGATAAGGAGGAAGCACAAAGAGTTGGAGTAAAGATAAGCGTGGAAATTGGAAAGAAACTCAAAGATATTGCAGATGGTTTATATTTCATTACTCCATTTAATAGAGTTAATATGTTAATTGATATAATTGAAGAAATTAAGAATTAG